The following proteins come from a genomic window of Phacochoerus africanus isolate WHEZ1 chromosome 9, ROS_Pafr_v1, whole genome shotgun sequence:
- the LOC125136216 gene encoding histone H2B type 1-H encodes MPDPAKSAPAPKKGSKKAVTKAQKKDGKKRKRSRKESYSVYVYKVLKQVHPDTGISSKAMGIMNSFVNDIFERIAGEASRLAHYNKRSTITSREIQTAVRLLLPGELAKHAVSEGTKAVTKYTSSK; translated from the coding sequence ATGCCTGATCCAGCTAAGTCCGCTCCGGCCCCGAAGAAGGGCTCCAAGAAAGCCGTGACCAAGGCGCAGAAGAAGGACGGCAAGAAGCGCAAGCGCAGCCGCAAGGAGAGCTACTCGGTGTACGTGTACAAGGTGCTGAAGCAGGTCCACCCGGACACCGGCATCTCGTCCAAAGCCATGGGCATCATGAACTCGTTTGTCAACGACATCTTTGAGCGCATTGCCGGCGAGGCCTCGCGGCTGGCGCATTACAACAAGCGCTCGACCATCACGTCCCGGGAGATCCAGACGGCCGTGCGGCTGCTGCTGCCCGGGGAGCTGGCCAAGCACGCCGTGTCCGAGGGCACCAAGGCTGTCACCAAGTACACCAGCTCCAAGTAA
- the LOC125136211 gene encoding histone H2A type 1-H → MSGRGKQGGKARAKAKTRSSRAGLQFPVGRVHRLLRKGNYAERVGAGAPVYLAAVLEYLTAEILELAGNAARDNKKTRIIPRHLQLAIRNDEELNKLLGKVTIAQGGVLPNIQAVLLPKKTESHHKAK, encoded by the coding sequence ATGTCTGGGCGAGGAAAGCAAGGGGGTAAAGCTCGCGCCAAGGCCAAAACCCGCTCTTCACGGGCTGGCCTTCAGTTCCCGGTGGGCCGAGTGCACCGCCTGCTTCGTAAAGGCAACTATGCCGAACGGGTCGGCGCAGGTGCTCCGGTGTACCTGGCGGCAGTGCTGGAGTACTTGACCGCAGAAATCCTAGAGCTGGCGGGCAACGCAGCTCGTGACAACAAGAAGACACGCATCATCCCGCGCCACCTACAGCTGGCCATCCGCAACGACGAGGAACTCAACAAGCTGCTGGGCAAAGTTACCATCGCTCAGGGCGGTGTCCTGCCCAACATCCAGGCCGTGCTGTTGCCCAAGAAGACCGAGAGCCACCACAAAGCCAAATAA
- the LOC125136202 gene encoding histone H3.1-like: protein MARTKQTARKSTGGKAPRKQLATKAARKSAPATGGVKKPHRYRPGTVALREIRRYQKSTELLIRKLPFQRLVREIAQDFKTDLRFQSSAVMALQEACEAYLVGLFEDTNLCAIHAKRVTIMPKDIQLALRIRGERP from the coding sequence ATGGCTCGTACCAAGCAGACCGCTCGCAAGTCCACCGGCGGCAAGGCGCCGCGCAAGCAGCTGGCCACCAAGGCGGCCCGCAAGAGCGCGCCCGCCACCGGCGGCGTGAAGAAGCCGCACCGCTACCGGCCCGGCACGGTGGCCCTGCGCGAGATCCGGCGCTACCAGAAGTCCACGGAGCTGCTGATCCGCAAGCTGCCGTTCCAGCGGCTGGTGCGCGAGATCGCGCAGGACTTCAAGACGGACCTGCGCTTTCAGAGCTCGGCCGTGATGGCGCTGCAGGAGGCGTGCGAGGCCTACCTGGTGGGGCTCTTCGAGGACACCAACCTGTGCGCCATCCACGCCAAGCGCGTCACCATCATGCCCAAGGACATCCAGCTGGCTCTCCGCATCCGCGGGGAGAGGCCCTGA
- the LOC125136224 gene encoding histone H4, with protein MSGRGKGGKGLGKGGAKRHRKVLRDNIQGITKPAIRRLARRGGVKRISGLIYEETRGVLKVFLENVIRDAVTYTEHAKRKTVTAMDVVYALKRQGRTLYGFGG; from the coding sequence ATGTCTGGTCGCGGCAAAGGCGGGAAAGGCCTGGGCAAAGGGGGCGCCAAGCGCCACCGCAAAGTGCTGCGGGACAACATCCAGGGCATCACCAAGCCGGCCATCCGGCGCCTGGCCCGGCGCGGCGGCGTCAAGCGCATCTCCGGCCTCATCTACGAGGAGACCCGCGGGGTGCTGAAGGTGTTCCTGGAGAACGTGATCCGGGACGCCGTCACCTACACCGAGCACGCCAAGCGCAAGACCGTCACCGCCATGGACGTGGTCTACGCGCTCAAGCGCCAGGGCCGCACCCTCTACGGCTTCGGCGGCTGA
- the LOC125136207 gene encoding histone H2A type 1-like → MSGRGKQGGKARAKAKTRSSRAGLQFPVGRVHRLLRKGNYAERVGAGAPVYLAAVLEYLTAEILELAGNAARDNKKTRIIPRHLQLAIRNDEELNKLLGKVTIAQGGVLPNIQAVLLPKKTESHHKPKGK, encoded by the coding sequence ATGTCTGGACGAGGCAAGCAGGGCGGCAAAGCCCGCGCAAAGGCCAAGACCCGCTCCTCGCGGGCCGGGCTTCAGTTCCCGGTGGGCCGAGTGCACCGCCTGCTCCGCAAAGGCAATTATGCTGAGCGGGTTGGCGCCGGCGCGCCCGTGTACCTGGCGGCGGTGCTGGAGTACCTGACCGCCGAGATCCTGGAGCTGGCTGGGAACGCGGCCCGCGATAACAAGAAGACGCGCATCATTCCGCGCCACTTGCAGCTTGCCATCCGTAATGATGAAGAGCTCAACAAGCTACTGGGCAAAGTCACCATCGCTCAGGGCGGCGTCCTGCCCAACATTCAGGCTGTGCTGCTGCCAAAGAAGACTGAGAGTCACCACAAGCCCAAGGGCAAATAG
- the LOC125136219 gene encoding histone H2B type 1-C/E/F/G/I, whose product MPEPAKSAPAPKKGSKKAVTKAQKKDGKKRKRSRKESYSVYVYKVLKQVHPDTGISSKAMGIMNSFVNDIFERIAGEASRLAHYNKRSTITSREIQTAVRLLLPGELAKHAVSEGTKAVTKYTSSK is encoded by the coding sequence ATGCCTGAACCAGCTAAGTCCGCTCCTGCCCCCAAAAAGGGCTCTAAGAAAGCGGTGACCAAGGCGCAGAAGAAGGACGGCAAGAAGCGCAAGCGCAGCCGCAAGGAGAGCTACTCGGTGTACGTGTACAAGGTGCTGAAGCAGGTCCACCCCGACACCGGCATCTCGTCCAAAGCCATGGGGATTATGAACTCGTTTGTCAACGACATCTTTGAGCGCATTGCCGGCGAGGCCTCGCGGCTGGCGCATTACAACAAGCGTTCGACCATCACGTCCCGGGAGATCCAGACGGCCGTGCGGCTGCTGCTGCCCGGGGAGCTGGCCAAGCACGCCGTGTCCGAGGGCACCAAGGCTGTCACCAAGTACACCAGCTCCAAGTGA
- the LOC125136225 gene encoding histone H4, giving the protein MSGRGKGGKGLGKGGAKRHRKVLRDNIQGITKPAIRRLARRGGVKRISGLIYEETRGVLKVFLENVIRDAVTYTEHAKRKTVTAMDVVYALKRQGRTLYGFGG; this is encoded by the coding sequence atgtcTGGTCGCGGCAAAGGCGGGAAGGGCCTGGGCAAAGGGGGCGCCAAGCGCCACCGCAAGGTGCTGCGGGACAACATCCAGGGCATCACCAAGCCGGCCATCCGGCGCCTGGCCCGGCGCGGCGGCGTCAAGCGCATCTCCGGCCTCATCTACGAGGAGACCCGCGGGGTGCTGAAGGTGTTCCTGGAGAACGTGATCCGGGACGCCGTCACCTACACCGAGCACGCCAAGCGCAAGACCGTCACCGCCATGGACGTGGTCTACGCGCTCAAGCGCCAAGGGCGCACCCTCTACGGCTTCGGCGGCTGA
- the LOC125136208 gene encoding histone H2A type 1-F-like, which translates to MSGRGKQGGKTRAKAKTRSSRAGLQFPVGRVHRLLRKGNYSERVGAGAPVYLAAVLEYLTAEILELAGNAARDNKKTRIIPRHLQLAIRNDEELNKLLGKVTIAQGGVLPNIQAVLLPKKTESHHKPKGK; encoded by the coding sequence ATGTCTGGACGGGGCAAGCAAGGTGGTAAAACTCGCGCCAAGGCTAAAACGCGCTCTTCCCGAGCCGGACTTCAGTTCCCAGTAGGAAGAGTTCACCGTCTGCTCCGCAAAGGGAATTATTCCGAGCGGGTTGGCGCCGGCGCGCCAGTGTATTTGGCTGCAGTGCTGGAGTACTTGACAGCTGAGATCCTGGAGCTGGCGGGCAACGCGGCCCGCGACAACAAGAAGACACGCATCATCCCGCGCCACCTACAGCTGGCCATCCGCAACGACGAGGAGCTCAACAAGCTGCTGGGCAAAGTCACCATCGCTCAGGGCGGCGTCCTGCCCAACATCCAGGCGGTGCTGCTGCCCAAGAAGACTGAGAGCCACCACAAGCCTAAGGGCAAGTAG
- the LOC125136212 gene encoding histone H2B type 1-N produces MPEPSKSAPAPKKGSKKAVTKAQKKDGKKRKRSRKESYSVYVYKVLKQVHPDTGISSKAMGIMNSFVNDIFERIAGEASRLAHYNKRSTITSREIQTAVRLLLPGELAKHAVSEGTKAVTKYTSSK; encoded by the coding sequence ATGCCTGAGCCCTCCAAGTCCGCTCCGGCCCCGAAGAAGGGCTCCAAGAAGGCGGTGACTAAGGCGCAGAAGAAGGACGGCAAGAAGCGCAAGCGCAGCCGCAAGGAGAGCTACTCGGTGTACGTGTACAAGGTGCTGAAGCAGGTCCACCCGGACACCGGCATCTCGTCCAAGGCCATGGGCATCATGAACTCGTTTGTCAACGACATCTTTGAGCGCATTGCCGGCGAGGCCTCGCGGCTGGCGCATTACAACAAGCGCTCGACCATCACGTCCCGGGAGATCCAGACGGCCGTGCGGCTGCTGCTGCCCGGGGAGCTGGCCAAGCACGCCGTGTCCGAGGGCACCAAGGCTGTCACCAAGTACACCAGCTCCAAGTGA